A single Halobellus ruber DNA region contains:
- a CDS encoding AAA family ATPase — MTQSVTLTAAIDDTIEGCAVPSAIADRLGVAEDDVVALRYGIDREVVASVRPADDLAGGTVRLAPSVADRLDVDGGERIAVAAVDLADADSVTVAPIPRLSVRGGEALLREAMGDTPVTEGETVSVSLFDGSLDVPFRVLSTEPPGPVVVGSETEIGIDPGPAPVGTAAHATPIPDSAVGGYDEVAAELVSALDTLFQASDDATDATARRVGLLLSGPHGVGKTHLLRYAAWATDATINRVNPQRLLSAGASAADEYLHSVATTAQASGRGIVHVDAFDTVVEEAGADTVAAIRSWLDRLRTVVDTAVVAEVTDPSEIPSDLRQGARLSKCIEVSEPGRADRRAVLSTLAAGTPTRSSIEIESVSRRAFGYVAADLVSLWLTTVESAIERSDGDRVAVSEADLERGLAETEPSGLDGTTVDVPTTTFDDIGGLEEPKRELTRAIEWPLVAPELFEDLNIEPPAGVLLYGPPGTGKTLLARAVASSSEANFVAVNGPELMNRYVGESERAVRRVFERARSNSPSVLFFDEVDAIGATRTQDSDSPATERVVSQLLTELDGVEGREGITVLGATNRPRRLDDALLRPGRFDRVVSVPLPDHAARAEIFRIHLADKNTAPFDSDGLAERTDGYTGSDIAAVVREAGLAAIESRLADASDPPATGDGHPAIRIEAEHLRHGLDAVSPSLSAEARSRYESFDRFE, encoded by the coding sequence ATGACGCAGTCGGTCACACTCACCGCCGCGATCGACGATACGATCGAGGGATGCGCCGTCCCGTCGGCGATCGCCGACCGGCTCGGGGTCGCCGAGGACGACGTGGTCGCGCTCCGGTACGGTATCGACCGCGAGGTCGTTGCGTCCGTGCGTCCCGCCGATGACCTCGCGGGCGGAACTGTCCGTCTCGCGCCGTCGGTCGCGGACCGGCTCGATGTCGACGGCGGCGAGCGGATCGCGGTGGCCGCCGTCGACCTTGCCGACGCCGACAGCGTGACCGTCGCCCCGATCCCGCGGCTGTCGGTTCGCGGCGGGGAGGCCCTGCTCAGGGAGGCGATGGGCGACACGCCCGTGACGGAGGGCGAGACGGTGTCGGTCTCGCTGTTCGACGGGTCGCTCGACGTCCCGTTCCGGGTGCTGTCGACCGAGCCCCCGGGTCCGGTCGTCGTCGGCTCCGAAACCGAGATCGGGATCGATCCCGGCCCGGCTCCGGTCGGCACCGCGGCACACGCCACTCCGATCCCGGACTCCGCGGTCGGCGGCTACGACGAGGTCGCCGCCGAGCTGGTGTCGGCGCTCGATACCCTGTTTCAGGCCAGCGACGACGCAACCGACGCCACCGCCCGCCGGGTCGGGCTGTTACTGTCGGGTCCGCACGGCGTCGGCAAGACTCACCTCCTGCGGTACGCGGCGTGGGCCACCGACGCCACGATCAACCGGGTCAACCCCCAGCGGCTGCTGTCGGCGGGGGCGTCGGCGGCCGACGAGTACCTCCACTCGGTCGCGACGACCGCACAGGCCAGCGGCCGGGGGATCGTCCACGTCGACGCGTTCGATACGGTCGTCGAGGAGGCCGGCGCGGACACGGTGGCTGCGATCCGGTCGTGGCTCGACCGGCTGCGGACGGTGGTCGACACCGCCGTCGTGGCCGAGGTGACTGATCCCTCCGAGATTCCCTCGGACCTGCGGCAGGGCGCCCGGCTCTCGAAGTGCATCGAGGTTTCCGAGCCCGGCCGGGCGGACCGACGCGCGGTCCTCTCGACGCTGGCGGCGGGGACGCCGACCAGGTCGTCCATCGAAATCGAGTCGGTGAGCCGGCGGGCCTTCGGGTACGTCGCTGCCGACCTCGTTTCACTGTGGCTGACGACGGTCGAGTCCGCGATCGAGCGGTCCGACGGCGACCGCGTGGCCGTCTCAGAGGCCGACCTCGAACGCGGGCTCGCGGAGACCGAGCCGAGCGGGCTCGACGGAACGACGGTCGACGTGCCGACGACGACGTTCGACGACATCGGCGGCTTGGAGGAGCCGAAGCGGGAGCTGACGCGCGCCATCGAGTGGCCGCTAGTTGCCCCGGAGCTGTTCGAGGACCTCAACATCGAACCGCCCGCGGGGGTGCTCCTGTACGGCCCACCCGGGACGGGGAAGACGCTGCTCGCGCGCGCGGTTGCGTCCTCGAGCGAGGCGAACTTCGTCGCGGTCAACGGCCCGGAGCTGATGAACCGGTACGTGGGCGAGAGCGAGCGTGCGGTCCGCCGGGTGTTCGAGCGCGCGCGTTCGAACTCGCCGAGCGTGCTGTTCTTCGACGAGGTTGACGCCATCGGCGCCACCCGGACGCAGGACAGCGACTCCCCCGCGACCGAGCGCGTCGTCTCACAGCTCCTGACCGAACTCGACGGGGTCGAGGGCCGGGAGGGAATCACGGTCCTCGGGGCGACTAACCGGCCGCGGCGGCTCGACGACGCGCTACTCCGCCCGGGTCGGTTCGACCGCGTCGTGTCGGTCCCGCTTCCCGATCACGCGGCCAGGGCCGAGATCTTTCGGATCCACCTGGCGGACAAGAATACAGCGCCGTTCGATTCGGACGGGCTCGCCGAGCGGACCGACGGGTACACCGGTAGCGACATCGCCGCGGTGGTCCGGGAGGCCGGGCTGGCGGCGATCGAATCGCGGTTGGCCGACGCGTCGGACCCGCCCGCCACCGGCGACGGTCACCCGGCGATCAGGATCGAAGCCGAGCACTTGCGACACGGGCTCGACGCCGTCAGTCCCTCCCTGTCGGCCGAAGCGCGGTCGCGTTACGAGTCCTTCGACCGCTTCGAGTAG
- a CDS encoding bacteriorhodopsin: MQASLGVEGEGIWLALGTVGMLLGMLYFMSKGWDVEDPEEEEFYVITILIAGIAAASYLSMFFGFGLTEVELVNGRVIDVYWARYADWLFTTPLLLLDIGLLAGASNRDLATLITIDAFMIVTGLAATLMKVPVARFAFWTISTIAMLFVLYYLVVTVGEAASAADEDTQSTFRVLRNLILVAWAVYPVAWLVGTEGLGLLSLYGETLLFMILDLSAKIGFGFILLRSRAIVGGGSAPTPSADAEAAD; the protein is encoded by the coding sequence TTGCAGGCATCGCTCGGCGTCGAGGGCGAGGGCATCTGGCTCGCGCTCGGGACAGTCGGAATGCTCCTCGGTATGTTGTACTTCATGTCCAAGGGGTGGGACGTAGAGGATCCCGAAGAGGAGGAGTTCTACGTCATCACCATCCTCATCGCGGGGATCGCGGCCGCGTCGTATCTGTCAATGTTCTTCGGGTTCGGCCTCACCGAGGTCGAACTCGTGAACGGCCGGGTCATCGACGTTTACTGGGCCCGGTACGCAGACTGGCTGTTCACGACGCCGCTGCTGCTGCTGGACATCGGCCTGCTGGCCGGTGCTAGCAACCGCGACCTCGCGACGCTCATCACCATCGACGCCTTCATGATCGTCACCGGCCTCGCCGCGACGCTCATGAAGGTCCCGGTCGCCCGCTTCGCCTTCTGGACGATCAGCACCATCGCGATGCTGTTCGTCCTGTACTACCTGGTCGTCACCGTCGGCGAGGCCGCCTCGGCCGCCGACGAGGACACCCAGTCGACGTTCAGAGTCCTCCGGAACCTGATCCTCGTGGCGTGGGCGGTCTACCCGGTCGCGTGGCTCGTCGGGACGGAGGGCCTCGGGCTCCTCAGCCTGTACGGCGAGACGCTGCTGTTCATGATCCTGGACCTGTCGGCGAAGATCGGGTTCGGGTTCATCCTGCTCCGCAGTCGGGCCATCGTCGGTGGTGGCTCCGCCCCGACGCCCTCGGCTGACGCCGAAGCCGCGGACTGA
- a CDS encoding FAD-dependent oxidoreductase, translated as MCAVLILSIASFQKATITSVTEISSDCKQYIIELNEGTFTGEAGQHTALQTDNGVKPYSVLAVDDTRIGLMIRAYGTDGVADYMNARSVGDVVQVNPKLTGSLTLRRTDRPAVFIGTGTGITPIIGLLQAYIADDGPQAVFMFGEKTRDQLLYKSLLEQYALTRSVETRFSLSREEWHGHTGYIQEQLPEVINTVGQDADYYVCGVPAAVVATKDRLDELGVPSSCVHTEGWEDAHVS; from the coding sequence ATGTGTGCAGTACTTATACTGTCTATCGCATCATTCCAAAAAGCGACTATTACCAGCGTCACCGAAATCAGTTCGGACTGCAAGCAGTATATTATAGAACTGAACGAGGGTACGTTCACCGGTGAGGCCGGGCAGCACACAGCACTTCAGACTGACAACGGCGTGAAACCGTATAGTGTCCTCGCGGTCGACGACACGAGGATCGGGCTGATGATCCGTGCGTACGGAACCGACGGTGTAGCCGACTATATGAATGCACGGTCGGTTGGAGATGTCGTTCAGGTGAACCCAAAGTTAACCGGGAGTCTCACCCTCCGGCGGACGGACCGACCAGCGGTGTTCATCGGCACTGGCACTGGTATTACTCCGATTATCGGGTTACTTCAGGCATACATCGCGGACGACGGTCCACAGGCAGTATTCATGTTTGGAGAAAAAACGCGCGATCAATTACTGTATAAGTCACTGCTTGAACAGTACGCGCTCACGAGATCGGTTGAAACCCGGTTTTCACTTTCTCGTGAGGAGTGGCACGGCCACACCGGATACATTCAAGAGCAACTTCCCGAAGTGATCAACACGGTCGGACAGGATGCAGATTACTACGTGTGTGGGGTACCAGCGGCAGTCGTCGCCACAAAAGACCGACTAGACGAGTTGGGCGTTCCATCGAGTTGCGTTCACACCGAGGGCTGGGAAGACGCTCACGTATCGTGA
- a CDS encoding DUF5795 family protein, producing MSNRVVEGRMVTPERLAELVEGEPPLEAESIEDAEKACPECGENVLSVGYMPSVTEFVTAYKCQECSWSDTDR from the coding sequence ATGAGCAATCGCGTCGTGGAAGGCCGGATGGTCACTCCCGAGCGGCTCGCGGAGCTGGTCGAGGGGGAGCCGCCGCTCGAAGCCGAGTCGATCGAGGATGCTGAAAAGGCGTGTCCCGAGTGCGGCGAGAACGTCCTCTCGGTGGGGTATATGCCCAGCGTGACCGAGTTCGTGACGGCGTACAAATGCCAGGAGTGTTCGTGGTCGGACACCGACCGGTGA
- a CDS encoding DUF5794 domain-containing protein, with protein sequence MSVSRHPVALRLEQRVGRGTRLLATVMSLPLVDGIFPALIIAGALSSPLGILETGLLIFGGSATVAVILAEMEGSRREQITSILLLGALLLPLAAVEALFAETLSTMLNFAVFQRFAGLVILAVAAKTASAKVGEYLPSPSIIIGLGLIASLELGGAALVVDPDLATVGRAVAAAGVGVGFALAVAAFGPTLRGAVDLDRFRFGSSVALGMLAIDVLGLLPTQAPVALGVLGVTALFAYDPSAGGVDTESVEADPEPDDAPAESAPETDPSSVAPDSGVLASLSEAVSGGDEPTEAESNADAAEDAESGGDVGYGYPETDNSRSPWL encoded by the coding sequence ATGAGCGTTTCCAGACATCCGGTCGCGCTCCGGCTCGAACAGCGCGTCGGCCGCGGAACGCGGCTCCTGGCGACGGTGATGTCGCTGCCGTTGGTCGACGGCATCTTCCCCGCACTGATCATCGCGGGCGCGCTGAGCAGCCCGCTCGGGATCCTCGAAACCGGACTCCTGATCTTCGGCGGGTCGGCGACGGTCGCCGTCATCCTCGCGGAGATGGAGGGAAGCCGCCGGGAACAGATCACCTCGATCCTGCTTTTGGGCGCCCTGCTGCTCCCGCTTGCGGCCGTCGAGGCCCTCTTCGCGGAGACCCTGAGCACGATGCTGAACTTCGCGGTGTTCCAGCGGTTCGCGGGGCTGGTGATCCTCGCAGTCGCCGCGAAGACGGCCTCCGCGAAGGTGGGCGAGTACCTGCCCTCGCCGAGCATCATCATCGGACTCGGGCTGATCGCGAGCCTGGAACTCGGCGGCGCGGCGCTCGTGGTCGACCCCGACCTCGCGACGGTCGGCCGGGCGGTCGCGGCCGCCGGCGTCGGCGTGGGGTTCGCACTCGCGGTTGCGGCCTTCGGCCCGACGCTCCGCGGCGCGGTCGACCTCGACCGGTTCCGGTTCGGGAGTTCCGTGGCGCTCGGGATGCTCGCGATCGACGTCCTGGGGCTGTTGCCCACGCAGGCGCCGGTCGCGCTCGGCGTCCTCGGGGTCACGGCGCTGTTCGCGTACGACCCCTCCGCGGGGGGCGTCGACACCGAGTCGGTTGAGGCCGACCCCGAACCTGACGACGCGCCCGCCGAATCCGCCCCCGAGACGGACCCGTCGTCGGTCGCCCCCGACTCGGGGGTGCTGGCGTCGTTGTCGGAGGCGGTCTCCGGCGGCGACGAGCCCACCGAAGCGGAGTCGAACGCCGACGCCGCCGAGGACGCCGAGTCCGGCGGTGACGTCGGATACGGCTACCCCGAGACTGACAACTCCCGGTCGCCGTGGCTCTGA
- the guaB gene encoding IMP dehydrogenase, with product MANDVPDTEPFSEKLRVPEALTFDDVLLRPAESRVEPDAADVSTHVSKNVRLNIPILSAAMDTVTEGEMAVGMAREGGLGVLHRNMDVERMVAEISRVKRADELVIRRDDVVTASPTQTVREVDAMMEREGVSGAPVVDDDDTVLGIISGTDIRPYLEVGESDQVREAMTDEVITAPREVDARAALELMYDHKIERVPIVDGDERLVGLVTMQGILQRREHENAARDDDGRLRVGVAVGPFETDRAEAADDAGADVLFIDCAHAHNLDVLDSAREIKQSVDADVVVGNVGTEEAAEAAVDFADGLKVGIGPGSICTTRVVSGAGMPQITAVAEVADVAAPEGVPVIADGGIRYSGDAIKAIAAGADAVMLGSYFAGTEEAPGRVITMNGKKYKQYRGMGSVGAMKSGGGERYLKEADEGEEFVPEGVEAATPYKGTLASELHQLVGGMRSGMGYVGAATIPAFKQRSEFVRVSSAGQAEGHPHDVMITDEAPNYSPDRD from the coding sequence ATGGCGAACGACGTTCCGGATACCGAGCCGTTCTCGGAGAAGCTCCGCGTCCCGGAGGCGTTGACGTTCGACGACGTGCTGCTCCGTCCCGCCGAGAGCCGGGTCGAGCCCGACGCCGCCGACGTATCGACGCACGTCTCGAAGAACGTCCGACTCAACATCCCGATTCTCTCGGCCGCGATGGATACCGTCACCGAGGGCGAGATGGCCGTCGGAATGGCCCGCGAGGGGGGATTAGGCGTCCTTCATCGGAATATGGACGTCGAGCGGATGGTCGCCGAGATCAGCCGGGTGAAGCGCGCAGACGAACTCGTGATCCGCCGTGACGACGTAGTGACTGCGAGCCCGACCCAGACCGTCCGCGAGGTCGACGCGATGATGGAACGGGAGGGCGTCTCCGGCGCGCCCGTGGTCGACGACGACGACACCGTCCTCGGAATCATCTCCGGTACCGACATCCGGCCGTATCTCGAAGTCGGCGAGTCCGACCAGGTCCGCGAAGCGATGACCGACGAGGTCATCACCGCGCCCCGGGAGGTCGACGCCCGCGCGGCGCTGGAGTTGATGTACGACCACAAGATCGAGCGGGTCCCGATCGTCGACGGCGACGAGCGACTGGTCGGGCTGGTGACGATGCAGGGGATCCTCCAGCGCCGCGAGCACGAAAACGCCGCCCGCGACGATGACGGCCGGCTCCGCGTGGGGGTTGCGGTCGGGCCCTTCGAGACCGACCGGGCCGAAGCCGCGGACGACGCCGGCGCCGACGTGCTGTTCATCGACTGCGCGCACGCTCACAACCTCGACGTCCTCGACAGCGCCCGCGAGATCAAGCAGTCCGTCGACGCCGACGTCGTGGTCGGCAACGTCGGCACCGAGGAGGCAGCCGAGGCCGCGGTCGACTTCGCCGACGGGCTGAAGGTCGGGATCGGCCCGGGGTCGATCTGTACGACCCGCGTTGTCTCCGGCGCCGGGATGCCACAGATCACCGCGGTCGCGGAGGTCGCAGACGTGGCCGCGCCCGAGGGCGTGCCCGTGATCGCCGACGGCGGGATCCGCTACTCCGGCGACGCGATCAAGGCGATCGCTGCGGGTGCGGACGCCGTAATGTTAGGCTCGTACTTCGCCGGCACCGAGGAGGCGCCCGGCCGCGTCATCACGATGAACGGCAAGAAGTACAAACAGTACCGCGGGATGGGCTCGGTCGGCGCGATGAAGTCCGGCGGCGGCGAGCGCTACCTCAAGGAGGCAGACGAGGGCGAGGAGTTCGTCCCCGAGGGCGTCGAGGCCGCCACGCCGTACAAGGGCACGCTCGCCTCCGAACTCCACCAGCTCGTCGGCGGGATGCGCTCCGGGATGGGGTACGTCGGCGCCGCGACAATCCCCGCGTTCAAGCAGCGGTCGGAGTTCGTTCGCGTTTCCAGCGCCGGCCAGGCCGAAGGCCACCCCCACGACGTGATGATCACCGACGAGGCGCCCAACTACAGCCCCGATCGGGACTGA
- a CDS encoding thioredoxin family protein codes for MVLLESDSELSVGDDAPDFELPAAGGGTYALSEFADHDALLIVFTCNHCPYAEAKREELNHLAGAYGDLAVVGINPNDAEAYPDDSVERMEERVEDGEVEFTYLRDGSQEVARRYGAVCTPDPFLFTNDGGSFRLALHSRLDDAMSPDETPDRYEMREAVEAVLAGEEIPFEATPSQGCSIKWKDE; via the coding sequence ATGGTTCTGCTCGAATCCGACTCCGAGCTGTCAGTAGGTGACGACGCGCCCGACTTCGAGTTGCCCGCGGCCGGCGGCGGGACGTACGCGCTGTCGGAGTTCGCCGACCACGACGCCCTGCTTATCGTCTTCACCTGCAACCACTGCCCGTACGCCGAGGCGAAGCGCGAGGAACTGAACCACCTCGCCGGAGCCTACGGCGACCTCGCGGTGGTCGGGATCAACCCCAACGACGCCGAGGCCTACCCCGACGACTCCGTCGAGCGGATGGAAGAACGGGTCGAGGACGGCGAGGTCGAGTTCACGTACCTCCGCGACGGGTCCCAGGAGGTCGCACGCAGGTACGGTGCGGTCTGTACCCCGGACCCGTTCCTGTTTACGAACGACGGCGGGAGCTTTCGGCTGGCGCTGCACTCCCGGCTCGACGACGCGATGTCGCCGGATGAGACGCCCGACCGCTACGAGATGCGCGAGGCCGTGGAGGCGGTGCTTGCGGGCGAGGAGATCCCCTTCGAGGCAACGCCCTCGCAGGGCTGTTCGATCAAATGGAAGGACGAATAG
- a CDS encoding EamA family transporter, translating into MNYLPWALLALFTYSLVPPLISVATTGSVRIPSNVAALFTNLILVAGTVIVVAYNREEALTYVSHPMFKYVALAGVFLLVGILAYYRALSLGPVSIVTPIFGMFLVVSSAISIAFLSESLTARKVAGIVLGIVAVYLVSVE; encoded by the coding sequence ATGAACTACCTCCCGTGGGCGCTGCTCGCGCTTTTCACCTACTCGCTCGTCCCGCCGCTGATAAGCGTCGCCACCACCGGTTCGGTCCGGATCCCGAGCAACGTCGCGGCGCTTTTCACCAACCTGATTCTCGTGGCGGGCACCGTGATCGTGGTCGCGTACAACCGCGAGGAGGCGCTGACGTACGTCTCTCACCCGATGTTCAAGTACGTCGCCCTCGCGGGGGTGTTCCTCCTCGTCGGGATCCTCGCGTACTACCGCGCGCTGTCCCTGGGCCCGGTGTCCATCGTCACGCCCATCTTCGGGATGTTCCTCGTGGTGAGTTCCGCGATCAGCATCGCGTTCCTGAGCGAGTCGCTGACCGCGCGGAAGGTCGCCGGAATCGTGCTAGGTATCGTCGCGGTCTACCTGGTCAGCGTGGAGTGA
- a CDS encoding MFS transporter gives MTDAQSRRVVWLVAGLTLRQPRLFRAAGAACGRAGISRFDVSIAAVGLAIGVQNAVVLALQLPFGCVSDAYSRTPVLGLSLGVGTLGAAGTALASSYAWLLAVQVVVGVGVAGHHPAHYPLLAAVSTEGTRGRGYSAHAFGGSVGLAAPFAVVAATAALGWSWRTAVGTVVAVGATYSAYCLLRFRGVDDAITRPGLAERPDGRPRLRSVPGRLAGLARTRGGRRDPRARRPRVSHVGGVGDPDVHSGVARDGLWAPGRDRERAHRRDARGRGGLILVGGDLTDRVGADPDD, from the coding sequence GTGACCGACGCACAGAGCCGCCGGGTCGTCTGGCTTGTCGCCGGGCTCACACTTCGTCAACCACGCCTATTTCGTGCTGCTGGCGCCGCTTGTGGGCGTGCTGGCATCTCTCGGTTCGACGTCAGCATCGCCGCCGTCGGCCTCGCGATCGGCGTCCAGAACGCGGTCGTGCTCGCCCTGCAGCTTCCGTTCGGTTGCGTCTCCGACGCCTACAGCCGGACGCCGGTGCTCGGACTCTCGCTGGGGGTCGGGACGCTCGGCGCGGCGGGGACTGCGCTCGCATCCTCCTACGCCTGGCTGCTCGCCGTGCAGGTGGTCGTGGGCGTCGGCGTCGCGGGCCACCACCCGGCGCACTACCCGCTTCTGGCGGCGGTCTCCACCGAGGGGACCCGCGGTCGGGGCTACAGCGCCCACGCCTTCGGCGGGTCCGTCGGGTTGGCCGCCCCGTTCGCGGTGGTCGCCGCCACGGCCGCGCTCGGGTGGTCCTGGCGGACCGCGGTCGGGACCGTCGTCGCCGTCGGGGCGACGTACTCAGCGTACTGTCTCCTGCGGTTCCGGGGCGTCGACGACGCGATCACCCGGCCGGGGCTGGCCGAGCGTCCCGACGGGCGGCCGAGGCTGCGCTCGGTGCCGGGTCGACTCGCCGGGTTGGCGCGGACGCGCGGTGGCCGACGGGATCCTCGGGCTCGCCGTCCTCGCGTCTCTCACGTCGGCGGCGTGGGCGATCCGGACGTACACTCCGGCGTTGCTCGCGACGGGCTATGGGCTCCCGGACGGGACCGCGAGCGCGCTCACCGCCGCGATGCTCGCGGTCGGGGCGGGCTGATACTCGTCGGCGGCGACCTCACCGACCGGGTCGGGGCCGACCCCGACGACTGA
- a CDS encoding DUF58 domain-containing protein — protein sequence MGIDADFLEELARLEATLRRETDSRRQGEQRSPNVGEGLTFSDYRRYTPGDDVRLIDWRVHARTDEYFIKQFEAERDLTVHILVDASASMAYGEGDADKFEFAAKVALGFAYVAAAGHDTFRVAAINDGVERLDRRRSTRGEILRLLEVLSGIEPDGRTDFRAAVESYAGTITSRSLVVVVSDFLEDPDAIEDGLAALGDSDVLLVHTVAPAERDPEATGDTIFEDPETGATHRAYFAGSTVDSYRDRLRSHVDDVAALARTLRAEHAVVDTGSEFFETFAELWRQNAERARVDPRR from the coding sequence ATGGGGATCGACGCCGACTTCCTCGAGGAACTGGCGCGGCTAGAAGCCACGCTCCGCCGCGAGACCGACTCCCGCCGCCAGGGCGAGCAACGCTCCCCGAACGTCGGAGAGGGGCTGACGTTCAGCGACTACCGCCGGTACACCCCCGGCGACGACGTTCGGCTGATCGACTGGCGGGTCCACGCGCGGACTGACGAGTACTTCATCAAGCAGTTCGAGGCCGAGCGCGACCTCACGGTCCACATCCTCGTAGACGCGTCGGCGTCGATGGCCTACGGGGAGGGCGACGCCGACAAGTTCGAGTTCGCCGCGAAGGTCGCGCTCGGGTTCGCGTACGTCGCCGCCGCGGGTCACGACACGTTCCGCGTCGCCGCGATCAACGACGGCGTCGAACGGCTGGACCGCCGCCGGTCGACTCGCGGGGAGATCCTCCGACTGCTCGAGGTGCTCTCCGGAATCGAACCCGACGGGCGGACCGACTTCCGTGCCGCCGTAGAGTCGTACGCGGGGACGATCACCTCGCGGTCGCTCGTGGTCGTCGTGAGCGACTTCCTCGAGGATCCCGACGCGATCGAGGACGGCCTAGCCGCCCTCGGCGACAGCGACGTGCTCTTGGTCCACACGGTTGCCCCCGCTGAACGGGACCCCGAGGCCACAGGCGACACCATCTTCGAGGACCCGGAGACGGGGGCGACACACCGGGCGTACTTCGCGGGCTCGACTGTCGACTCCTACCGGGATCGACTCCGATCGCACGTCGACGACGTGGCGGCGCTGGCCCGGACCCTCCGGGCCGAACACGCCGTAGTCGACACGGGCTCGGAGTTCTTCGAGACCTTCGCGGAGCTCTGGCGGCAGAACGCCGAGCGCGCCCGCGTCGACCCGCGCCGGTGA
- a CDS encoding AAA family ATPase, whose protein sequence is MNGSDDEIDRIQRRLAALRKEVGKRIVGQSDVIEQLLVCLLCDGNALIESNPGLGKTTLIRTVAEATDLSFSRIQNTPDLMPADITGTEIIREAGGSREFVFEKGPVFANLVLADEINRATPKTQAALLEAMQEKQVTTAGETRELPRPFFVLATQNPIDQEGTYPLPEAQTDRFLLKILVEYPDRDEERAIVDRYTTGAPDPAIDRVLSREGLQRAQQLTRQVPIADDVRDRAIDLVRATREADDIEFGASPRASMGLVLAAKARAFLAGRSHVSEADVEAMAQPVLRHRLIVDFRAEREGITPDDAVAALL, encoded by the coding sequence ATGAACGGCTCCGACGACGAGATCGACCGGATCCAGCGCCGGCTGGCCGCCCTCCGGAAGGAGGTCGGCAAACGGATCGTCGGTCAGTCCGACGTGATCGAACAGTTGCTGGTCTGTCTGCTCTGCGACGGCAACGCGCTGATCGAGAGCAACCCCGGGCTCGGGAAGACGACGCTGATCCGCACCGTTGCGGAGGCGACGGACCTCTCCTTTTCGCGGATCCAGAACACCCCCGACCTGATGCCCGCGGACATCACCGGCACCGAGATCATCCGCGAGGCGGGCGGCTCCCGGGAGTTCGTCTTCGAGAAGGGGCCGGTGTTCGCCAATCTGGTGCTGGCCGACGAGATCAACCGCGCCACGCCGAAGACCCAGGCCGCCCTGTTGGAAGCGATGCAGGAAAAGCAGGTGACGACCGCGGGCGAGACGCGGGAACTCCCGAGGCCGTTCTTCGTGCTCGCAACCCAGAACCCGATCGATCAGGAGGGGACGTACCCACTGCCGGAGGCGCAGACCGACCGGTTCCTGCTGAAGATCCTGGTCGAGTACCCCGACCGCGACGAGGAGCGGGCGATCGTCGACCGGTACACCACCGGCGCGCCCGACCCCGCCATCGACCGGGTGCTCTCGCGTGAGGGGCTCCAGCGGGCGCAACAACTCACCCGGCAGGTCCCGATCGCCGACGACGTCCGGGACCGGGCGATCGACCTGGTGCGGGCGACCCGTGAGGCCGACGACATCGAGTTCGGCGCCAGCCCGCGGGCGAGTATGGGGCTGGTGCTCGCCGCCAAGGCCCGAGCGTTCCTCGCCGGCCGGTCGCACGTCTCGGAGGCCGACGTCGAGGCGATGGCCCAGCCGGTGTTGCGGCATCGCCTGATCGTCGACTTCCGCGCCGAACGGGAGGGGATCACGCCCGACGACGCGGTCGCGGCGCTGCTGTGA